The Acidiferrobacteraceae bacterium genome has a segment encoding these proteins:
- a CDS encoding YggT family protein gives MFFYLGNATVFLIQVVFGLFILLTMVRFLLQLARADFYNPLSQAIVRITNPLLLPLRKIIPGLWGADLAAVVLLFVLKFVELFLIGDNRLFAGLLQLSGQSFAHPAGLAVFAIADLLQLAIYIEMFALFVQVILSWVSPHGAYGSPVASLLYSLTEPLLRPARRILPPMGGLDLSPFVVFILLQLTIMILVAPIKAFAISLL, from the coding sequence ATGTTTTTCTATCTCGGTAACGCAACGGTCTTTCTGATCCAGGTGGTGTTCGGCCTGTTCATTCTCTTGACCATGGTGCGCTTCCTGCTGCAACTGGCCCGGGCGGATTTCTACAACCCCCTTTCCCAGGCCATCGTCCGCATCACCAATCCGCTGCTGCTGCCCTTGCGCAAGATTATCCCGGGGCTGTGGGGCGCCGACCTGGCCGCGGTCGTGCTTCTTTTTGTGCTGAAGTTCGTGGAACTGTTCCTCATCGGCGACAACCGCCTGTTCGCCGGGCTGCTGCAATTGAGTGGCCAGTCATTTGCCCATCCCGCGGGACTGGCGGTTTTCGCCATTGCCGACCTGTTGCAGCTTGCGATCTATATCGAAATGTTTGCCCTGTTCGTCCAGGTCATACTCAGCTGGGTCAGCCCCCACGGCGCCTATGGCAGCCCGGTGGCCAGCCTGCTCTACAGCCTGACCGAGCCCCTGCTGCGCCCGGCGCGACGCATCTTGCCGCCCATGGGAGGGCTGGACCTGTCTCCCTTCGTTGTCTTCATACTGCTGCAGCTCACCATCATGATCCTGGTCGCACCAATCAAGGCCTTCGCAATCAGCCTGTTGTAG
- a CDS encoding homoserine O-acetyltransferase, translated as MSQSLPADSVGLVSPQTLHFDEALTLASGGTIAAYDIAYETYGTLNEDHSNAVLICHALSSNHHVAGYHSPDDAKPGWWENVVGPGKVIDTNRLFVVGVNNLGGCHGSTGPSSTDPATGKPFGPSFPIVTVKDWVRSQVRLSDSLGIERWAAVIGGSLGGMQVLQWSIDFPDRLRHAVVIAAAPKLTAQNIAFNEVARQAIRTDPEFHDGRFYDYNTEPVRGLRIARMLGHITYLSDDIMREKFGRDLRDGKIDFDFDVEFQVESYLRYQADSFVGRFDANTYLLMTKALDYFDPAADFGGNLTKAMAQATADFFVVSFTSDWRFAPSRSREIVRALHDNDLNVSYAEIKATHGHDAFLMKIPHYLDVMDAYMDRVAREVGT; from the coding sequence ATGTCCCAGTCCCTTCCCGCCGATTCCGTCGGTCTGGTCAGTCCGCAGACCCTGCATTTCGACGAAGCGCTGACGCTTGCCAGCGGCGGAACCATCGCGGCCTATGACATTGCCTATGAAACCTACGGTACGCTCAATGAGGACCACAGCAATGCCGTACTCATTTGCCATGCACTGAGCAGCAATCACCACGTTGCCGGCTATCACTCGCCGGACGATGCCAAGCCCGGATGGTGGGAAAACGTGGTCGGCCCCGGCAAGGTCATTGACACCAATCGCTTGTTCGTTGTCGGAGTGAACAATCTCGGTGGCTGCCACGGCAGCACCGGGCCGTCCAGCACCGATCCCGCCACCGGAAAACCCTTCGGGCCCTCGTTCCCTATCGTCACCGTCAAGGACTGGGTTCGCAGCCAGGTCCGGCTCAGCGATTCCCTGGGAATCGAACGCTGGGCCGCGGTCATCGGCGGCAGCCTCGGCGGTATGCAGGTACTGCAATGGTCCATCGACTTTCCCGACCGGCTGCGACACGCGGTGGTGATCGCGGCGGCGCCCAAGTTGACGGCCCAGAACATCGCTTTCAACGAAGTGGCGCGGCAGGCGATCCGCACCGATCCCGAGTTCCACGACGGCCGCTTCTACGACTACAACACCGAACCGGTGCGCGGACTGCGCATCGCCCGCATGTTGGGACATATCACGTACCTGTCCGACGACATCATGCGCGAGAAGTTTGGTCGCGACCTGCGTGACGGAAAGATCGATTTCGACTTCGATGTCGAGTTTCAGGTGGAGAGCTATCTGCGCTACCAGGCAGACAGTTTCGTCGGCCGCTTTGACGCCAACACCTATCTGCTCATGACCAAGGCACTGGACTACTTCGACCCGGCGGCGGACTTTGGCGGGAATCTGACAAAGGCGATGGCGCAGGCGACAGCGGACTTCTTCGTCGTCTCCTTCACCAGCGACTGGCGCTTCGCCCCTTCGCGCTCGCGCGAGATCGTGCGCGCCCTGCACGACAACGATCTCAATGTCAGCTATGCCGAAATCAAGGCAACCCATGGGCATGACGCCTTTCTCATGAAGATTCCTCACTACCTCGACGTCATGGATGCATACATGGACCGGGTCGCCCGGGAGGTTGGCACATGA
- a CDS encoding DUF167 family protein, whose protein sequence is MPGHWYRWEGTDLVLQLRVQPRSSRDAFAGVLDDRLKLRITAPPVDGAANDHLLRFLASAFGVARREVVLLQGERGKNKTVRIRHPQTIPTESGIGSRDQASPPLR, encoded by the coding sequence GTGCCTGGCCACTGGTACCGCTGGGAAGGAACGGATCTGGTGCTTCAGCTCCGGGTCCAGCCCAGATCGAGTCGCGACGCCTTCGCCGGCGTCCTGGATGATCGCCTCAAACTGCGAATCACCGCACCACCCGTGGACGGGGCCGCTAACGATCATCTGCTTCGCTTCCTTGCCTCTGCCTTCGGCGTCGCACGACGCGAAGTGGTCCTGTTGCAAGGCGAACGCGGCAAGAACAAGACCGTTCGGATACGTCATCCGCAAACCATCCCGACGGAAAGCGGAATCGGCAGCCGGGATCAGGCAAGCCCTCCGTTGCGATAA